The Danio rerio strain Tuebingen ecotype United States chromosome 1, GRCz12tu, whole genome shotgun sequence genome includes a region encoding these proteins:
- the LOC141385605 gene encoding dihydropteridine reductase-like, which yields MLSFGILLTLMVLNSSLAFSEVKKVIVYGGSGALGSESVRYFRAKNWWVASIAHSVNAEASANVKVKMTESFTEQAKQVTVGVGKLLGDEKVDAIYCVAGGQAEGNAKANSLYKYADLMWKENVWTSTICTHLATKYLREGGLLTLSGAKVALGPTAESVSFGMAKASVHQLTQSLSGPNSGLPPRSVALAILPVTLDTPTNRRIMPNADVSSWTPLNHVTQLFFKWTVGESRPASGSLVELVTANGRTVATPIKSP from the exons ATGTTATCGTTTGGCATTCTCCTTACCT tAATGGTTCTGAATTCCAGTCTGGCCTTCAGCGAAGTAAAGAAAGTGATTGTTTATGGGGGAAGTGGAGCACTGGGTTCAGAGAGTGTGCGCTACTTCAGAGCCAAAAACTGG TGGGTTGCCTCTATTGCTCATAGCGTTAACGCAGAAGCCAGTGCAAATGTTAAAGTTAAGATGACTGAATCCTTCACTGAGCAAGCCAAACAG GTAACAGTGGGTGTTGGTAAGCTGTTGGGTGATGAGAAAGTTGATGCCATCTACTGCGTGGCTGGAGGTCAAGCAGAGGGCAATGCCAAAGCCAACT CTCTGTACAAGTATGCTGATCTGATGTGGAAGGAGAATGTGTGGACCTCCACCATTTGTACTCACCTAGCAACCAAATACCTGAGAGAGGGCGGGCTGCTCACACTGTCAGGGGCCAAAGTAGCACTGGGGCCAACAGCAG AATCTGTTAGTTTTGGAATGGCAAAGGCATCTGTACATCAGCTGACCCAGAGTCTCAGTGGGCCAAACAGTGGTCTTCCACCGCGATCTGTTGCTCTAGCAATCCTTCC agTGACTTTGGATACTCCTACAAATAGGAGGATCATGCCTAATGCTGATGTCAGTTCCTGGACACCACTAAATCATGTAACTCA GCTGTTCTTTAAGTGGACTGTTGGAGAAAGCAGACCAGCTTCAGGCAGTCTTGTGGAGCTTGTTACCGCTAATGGCAGAACAGTGGCTACCCCTATTAAAAGCCCTTAG